Proteins from a single region of Chrysemys picta bellii isolate R12L10 chromosome 25, ASM1138683v2, whole genome shotgun sequence:
- the ATP8B3 gene encoding phospholipid-transporting ATPase IK: MTNQESLESYLNGSKKQLDFTWEVKANDRAYHTQFKKRVAFCLTRKKYEDNAIKTAKYNVLTFLPLNLYEQFHRLANLYFLFVILLQTVPEISTLPWFTLLLPLSFLLLLRGLRDLIDDIARHRSDWMINSRPCEILVGKSFSWKKWRDICVGDIVCLRKDSFVPADLLLLSSSEPSSLCYVETADIDGETNLKFRQALLATHQELVSEASMAAFDGKVTCEEPNSRMHSFIGTLEWRGEKYSLDSEKILLRGCRIRNTETCYGLVIYAGLDSKIMKNCGKIKMKKTKLDRLMDRLVILIFVMLVITSLCLAFAAGFWAVKFHAEHSYLSALYVGTSPAEQAFFAFWGFMILLSIIIPMSMYITFEFIYMVNSYFIDWDLEMYYPAKDTPAKARSTSLNDQLGQIEYIFSDKTGTLTQNIMTFKKCCINGIIYGSANGENKPSKASVSWNPYVDRTAEFHDPALLETVLQNDDPVTREFLRLLALCHTVMVEEKDTGQLVYQAASPDEEALVTAARNLGYVFLSRTQDTITLSELGTERTYSMLAMLDFNSVRKRMSIVVRDPEGKIRLYTKGADVVILERLREDGPTRAFTQLALDSFAEETLRTLCLASKEVKEEDYAEWSKKHHEASVLLQDRAEELDKVYEEIEQDLQLLGATAIEDKLQDGVPETIQLLKKGNIKVWVLTGDKQETAVNIGFACRLLSDDMQILEEKEICEMLEASWVSTNNLGSSGEHLCRFQQRAGVSRQGKMALVVTGDFLEKVLGTGEKVKRKEGFWARLACCKPQTQLVADSSVEEAFVDLATSCQAVICCRVTPKQKALVVQLVKRHRSAITLAIGDGANDVNMIKTADIGVGISGQEGMQAVQCSDYALAQFCYLQRLLLVHGRWSYLRICKFLRYFFYKTFAGMMVQIWFAFYSGFTAQPLYEGWFLALYNVFYTAYPVLSMGLMEQDVSAEKSLQLPELYKVGQRDELFNYRVFCVTLLHGTVTSLGSFYIALWAFEDRVGSRVVGDYQSFAVTVATSAFLSVIVEIIMDIKFWTILTFLTVSCSFLFFCLFSFLTQNFPAFREAPTIFRFPDASQNALTDPYVLSVVLLCVVVNTIPSLTIRLLRVITGTGTIQDKISSRDVRVAESTVELKAHFRRGSLQRRSSYAFSHKEGYADLITRGASLRVKDSRNRGPVNADSYQSVLLPTREGAASSPSVFLKEYN, translated from the exons GATAACGCCATCAAGACAGCCAAATACAACGTCCTGACCTTCTTGCCGCTCAACCTCTATGAGCAGTTCCATCGGCTGGCCAACCTCTACTTCCTCTTCGTCATCCTCTTACAG ACCGTTCCTGAAATCTCCACCCTGCCCTGGTTCACCCTGCTTCTGCCCTtgagcttcctcctcctcctcagaggcCTACGGGACCTGATTGACGACATT GCCCGACACCGGAGCGACTGGATGATCAACAGCAGGCCCTGCGAAATCTTGGTTGGGAAAAG CTTTAGCTGGAAGAAATGGCGGGACATCTGTGTCGGCGACATTGTCTGCCTGCGCAAGGACAGCTTTGTCCCG GCTGACCTGCTCTTGCTGTCCAGCTCGGAGCCCAGCAGCCTATGTTACGTGGAGACAGCGGATATCGACGG GGAAACCAACCTGAAGTTCAGACAGGCCCTTCTGGCCACGCACCAGGAGCTGGTGAGCGAGGCAAGCATGGCTGCCTTTGACG GGAAAGTGACCTGCGAGGAGCCCAACAGCCGCATGCACAGCTTCATCGGCACGCTGGAGTGGAGGGGTGAGAAGTACTCGCTGGACAGTGAGAAGATCTTGCTGCGAGGCTGCAGGATACGCAACACCGAGACCTGCTACGGCCTCGTTATCTACGCGG GATTGGATTCCAAAATTATGAAAAACTGCGGGAAGATCAAGATGAAGAAAACCAAGCTGGACCGCTTGATGGACAGACTGGTGATCTTA atcTTCGTGATGCTGGTCATTACCTCACTCTGTCTCGCCTTTGCCGCCGGATTCTGGGCCGTGAAGTTCCACGCGGAGCACAGCTACCTCTCCGCTTTGTATGTCGGCACAAGCCCTGCCGAGCAGGCCTTTTTCGCCTTCTGGGGCTTCATGATCCTTCTGAGCATCATCATACCGATGTCCATGTACATAAC GTTTGAATTCATCTACATGGTGAACAGCTATTTTATTGACTGGGACCTGGAGATGTATTACCCTGCAAAGGACACTCCAGCAAAAGCCAGGAGCACCAGCCTCAATGACCAGCTCGGCCAGATTGAGTACATCTTCTCGGACAAGACGGGCACCTTAACGCAGAACATTATGACCTTCAAGAAATGTTGCATCAACGGGATCATCTATG GATCTGCAAATGGTGAAAACAAACCTTCG AAAGCCAGTGTGAGCTGGAACCCCTATGTGGACAGAACGGCCGAGTTTCACGACCCCGCACTCCTGGAGACCGTCCTGCAGAACGATGATCCAGTGACGAGGGAGTTCCTGAGGCTGCTGGCCCTCTGCCACACCGTCATGGTGGAGGAGAAAGACA CAGGCCAGTTGGTTTACCAGGCGGCTTCGCCAGACGAAGAGGCCCTGGTGACGGCAGCCAGGAACCTCGGGTACGTCTTCCTCTCCCGAACACAGGACACCATCACCCTCAGCGAGCTGGGCACGGAGCGGACGTACAGCATGCTGGCCATGCTGGACTTCAACAGCGTCCGCAAGAGGATGTCCATCGTGG TGAGAGACCCCGAGGGGAAGATCCGGCTCTACACGAAGGGGGCGGACGTGGTGATCCTAGAGAGGCTGCGTGAAGATGGGCCTACCAGGGCTTTCACCCAGCTGGCCCTGGAT AGCTTCGCAGAGGAGACCCTGAGGACCTTGTGCCTGGCCAGCAAGGAGGTGAAGGAGGAGGACTATGCTGAGTGGAGCAAGAAGCACCATGAGGCCAGCGTCTTGCTGCAGGACCGTGCCGAAGAGCTGGACAAGGTGTACGAGGAGATCGAGCAGGATCTCCAG ctcctcgGAGCCACGGCCATTGAGGATAAGTTGCAAGACGGGGTCCCTGAGACCATCCAGCTGCTAAAAAAGGGGAACATTAAAGTGTGGGTGCTGACTGGAGATAAACAAG AGACAGCGGTGAACATCGGCTTCGCCTGCCGGCTGCTCTCGGACGACATGCAGATCCTGGAGGAGAAGGAGATCTG TGAGATGCTGGAAGCCTCTTGGGTGAGCACCaacaacctgggcagcagtggggaacACCTCTGCAGGTTCCAGCAGCGCGCGGGGGTCTCGCGCCAGGGGAAGATGGCCTTAGTCGTCACCGGGGACTTCCTG GAGAAAGTCCTGGGCACTGGGGAAAAGGTGAAGAGGAAGGAAGGTTTCTGGGCACGGCTGGCCTGCTGCAAGCCTCAGACGCAGCTGGTGGCAGACAGCTCAGTGGAGGAGGCCTTTGTAGACCTGGCCACCAGCTGCCAGGCTGTGATCTGCTGCAGGGTCACCCCCAAGCAGAAAGCCCTGGTAGTGCAGCTGGTGAAGAGGCACCGGAGCGCCATCACGCTGGCCATCGGGGATGGAGCCAACGACGTGAACATGATCAAGA cgGCTGACATCGGGGTTGGCATCAGCgggcaggaggggatgcaggctgTCCAGTGCAGCGACTACGCCCTGGCCCAGTTCTGCTACCTGCAACGCCTGCTGCTCGTGCACGGCCGCTGGTCCTACCTGCGCATCTGCAAGTTCCTCCGCTACTTCTTCTACAAGACCTTTGCCGGCATGATGGTGCAGATCTGGTTCGCTTTCTACAGCGGCTTCACGGCCCAG CCTTTGTATGAGGGCTGGTTCCTTGCGCTCTACAATGTGTTCTACACCGCCTACCCCGTGCTCTCCATGGGACTGATGGAACAG GACGTGAGCGCGGAGAAGAGCCTGCAACTCCCCGAGCTCTACAAAGTGGGCCAGAGAGACGAGCTCTTCAACTACCGGGTCTTCTGCGTGACCCTCCTCCACGGCACCGTCACCTCCTTGGGGAGCTTCTACATTGCTCTGTGGGCCTTCGAAGACAGGGTCGGCAGCAGGGTCGTCGGCGATTACCAGTCCTTCGCTGTAACAGTGGCCACCTCGGCCTTCCTGTCTGTCATTGTTGAG ATCATCATGGACATTAAGTTCTGGACCATTCTGACCTTCCTGACCGTCTCATGCAGCTTTCTCTTCTTCTgcctcttctccttcctcaccCAAAATTTCCCAGCCTTCAGAGAAGCCCCGACCATCTTCCGCTTTCCAG ATGCCTCCCAGAACGCCCTGACTGATCCGTACGTCCTGTCCGTCGTCCTGCTGTGCGTGGTGGTGAacaccatcccctccctcaccatCCGCCTGCTCCGCGTTATCACAGGCACCGGCACCATTCAGGAT AAGATTAGCTCCAGGGACGTGCGGGTGGCGGAGAGCACCGTGGAGCTGAAGGCGCACTTCCGCAGGGGCTCCTTGCAGCGGCGCTCCAGCTACGCCTTCTCCCACAAGGAGGGCTACGCCGACCTCATTACCAGGGGCGCCAGCCTGCGGGTGAAGGACTCCAGGAACCGAGGCCCAGTGAATGCCGACAGCTACCAGAGCGTCCTGCTGCCGACTAGGGAGGGCGCAGCTTCAAGCCCCAGTGTTTTCCTAAAGGAATACAATTAA